One Populus nigra chromosome 16, ddPopNigr1.1, whole genome shotgun sequence genomic window, TAAAATTactgtaaaataaaatagatgttATATCTTCAAGAATGTTACGGTTTGTTCAGTAATAGAAAAccgtttttcttttccttttttagattttttttccaataaaaaattaaaaatcatgttcATTTcttgagaacaaaaataaatcttttcacCGAAAGAATAAGAAATACATCACAATTGTAATTagtgttcataaaaaaatcataataataattttttatttgtaataatgtaattataaaatatttattttattttattcaaattaagaattatcatgaaaaagttATACTTATCAACTAAAAAAGGGGAaactttatataatatttataattaaaaataaatttatgacactaactaaatttgaaaattgttagaaaaaataattttaatattttacattgataaaaatttaatttctgcatataaaataaaaatattatattatttatgtgtttttttattttagaaaacaataaaaaaattataaagaaactcaggtgaaaaagttttaaaatgagtctttcaaattatatatatatatatatatatatatatatatatatatatatatatatatatatatatatatatatatttgaaaattttaaaaaatagtttgaagaATTTTAAcgaggattttttatttttctttctataacaTCAATTTTACAGAAAAAATGAAGTATTAAACGAGCCATTTCCTTTTTTGCTTCTTGCAAAGATGTATATTTAACAACTAGTTTAGAAAGTAAGATAGAAAGTAGCTAATTAGAAATAAACACAAGTGGCGGGATGAAAAGCGGAAACAGATCCTTAGCTTCCCGTAGAAGCAAAAATATGCTACAGCGGTAGCCTGCATGCAAAGCATAGTTCATATATCTTGCTTGCACCAATCTTCTGTTCATGATCTAAAAGTTAAATCTTTACAAATCTTGCAAGACTTCCTTTCCAGGCTGTTGCTTATATATCACATAATCATATCATCAAACACTACTGCCTCCTAGAAAAGGCAAACAATGCAAGTATTTTGGCGTGGTGGATGAATATTTTAACAAGGTAAAGGAGGTACCTTCAAACTTTCTCATATGAGTATGAGAAATAAAGTTAATTTGTATGAtggtttcataatttttcttgGTTGAGATAATATTGACAATGATGACATTTTCCGGTCCAGAGCAGCAAGAATCTAGCAGTGTCACGGAGAGAGCAATACCGCCTTGGCGAACGGAATCCTTCAGAACAGGTACTCATGGTGTTCCTACAACTGTATGTTTACAAAAGTTCTAATTCTACTACATATGCTGTAGTCCTGTTTTCCTGTGCTATATTAACATTCTATGCTCTTCTAGCTACATGGATTATTTATATGATTCCGGAATTAAAAGACTGAATTTGATGTTAAGAATTCATTCATGAGAGAAAGGTAAATTTAAATGACTCATATTCTAACAAACAAGTGTAATTACTAGCTATTTTGTAGTAGATAACAAGGGGCAGAACTGGTTCCGGAGGCACTTCTCTAGGCCAATGAGTCAGGATTACGATTTCCAAGATGGTGAGTTTGCGactgctgttgctgctgctgcatttGTCATTCACTCACATGAAGAAGCTGAAGCAGACTACAGAAGAAAGCTGAGAGGGGATTTTGGTAAGTCAAAGGAAAAAATCAAGACTACGAAACAAGATTCTTCAGCTGGTTCTGTTAGAGTAAAAAGACATTTCTCTAGTAGGGAAGTGATAGTTGCAGGTAATTAACGGTCAAAAGAAAATTCCAAACAAGAGTTTACTGCCAGACTGTAACAAAGGAATAATTTCCAGGTGAAACTTCAGCTAGAAAACCAACAGAAGAGGACAGAAGGCAACAAGAAAATGCTTTCCCTGCCAGAAAACCAAGTCGTTCCTCCTCTGTGAGACCAATGAACCGACAACCTTTAAGCCAAGTTGTGGAAACCAAAGCAGATTCTTGGGAGAAAGATCAGCTAAGAAAGATTAATAGAAGGTGACCCTTAGTTTATTTGAGCAGTTCCAAATCTACTTGAAAAAGTAGTTCAAACTCAACCATTTACTATTATTACTTCCTAGTCTGGGTTATAATAAGTTAAAACTAAATTTCAGGTATGAGAAAATGAAATCCAAGATTCTTGATTGGGAGAAGGCAAAAAAGATGCGAGCCAAACTCCATGGGGAAAAGAAGAAGGTTTCActttgatatttgatatttatctAATCAACTTTGTGAATGCTAATGATTAAGCTAGCCATTATCCTGACATCTGGACCTGTAGAGCGAACTGGAGCTAAGAAGGGCAAGAAACATGCAACATTACCAAAACAAGATAGCGagaattgatttgatttctgGAGGAGCAAGAGGACAGttggaggagaaaagaagaaatgaagagCTTGAGGTTAAAGAGAAGGCAAAGCACATGCGTTCCAAGGGAAGGAGTCCTTCGAGGTGTTTCTGCTGCTGAATGTTGCAAAGAACTTCAAAGTTATTCTATGCATGTACAGTATTTTATAAACTTGACACGTGTGTAACCATTTATTACAGCTACCAATGAATTATTTGTGTAAATGACTCTAATAACTGGTATGAGCGCTGTTGGGTTTCGCACTGGGAAGTCTTTCTGGCCTGCCAGCACAAAAACCTAAACTATTGATTCATATAATATATAAGCACCTCACTTTTCTTATTTCTATGGATGCGAGATTCATCACACCTCAGCGATCATCAAACACGTAATTTAATCAGCATCAGCCAGCGGGCTTTGGAATTTCCTTCACACCCACATATCCGGATGTCAGACTCTTAATGGTGTGAGAGATATTGAATAAAACTGTTCATGGTAGAAATTTTCCTCTTTTATGTATTATAGCTGCAGAGGATTCAGATTAATGAAAGAGATTGCAGGAAAGTATATTAAGAAGACAAGTTTTGGTGTGGGTTATGAAGAACATTTTCGTTAAGCTCAAGAGATCCGAAGAAAAAACAAGGC contains:
- the LOC133675648 gene encoding remorin 1.4-like isoform X2, translating into MSQDYDFQDGEFATAVAAAAFVIHSHEEAEADYRRKLRGDFGETSARKPTEEDRRQQENAFPARKPSRSSSVRPMNRQPLSQVVETKADSWEKDQLRKINRRYEKMKSKILDWEKAKKMRAKLHGEKKKSELELRRARNMQHYQNKIARIDLISGGARGQLEEKRRNEELEVKEKAKHMRSKGRSPSRCFCC
- the LOC133675648 gene encoding remorin 1.4-like isoform X1, yielding MSQDYDFQDGEFATAVAAAAFVIHSHEEAEADYRRKLRGDFGKSKEKIKTTKQDSSAGSVRVKRHFSSREVIVAGETSARKPTEEDRRQQENAFPARKPSRSSSVRPMNRQPLSQVVETKADSWEKDQLRKINRRYEKMKSKILDWEKAKKMRAKLHGEKKKSELELRRARNMQHYQNKIARIDLISGGARGQLEEKRRNEELEVKEKAKHMRSKGRSPSRCFCC